In Streptomyces paludis, the genomic stretch GGCGGATAGTGGCTGGTGCGGACCGCGTTGATGTTGTGCCGCTTCATCAGCTCGATGTCGTGGCGCATCGTCTCCGGGGTCAGGGTGCGTCCGGTGTCCGGGTCCCACTCGTGGCGGTTCACCCCGCGCAGCAGGACCGGAACCCCGTTGACCCGCAGCAGACCGTCCTCGACCGCGACCGTACGGAAACCGATACGCAGCCGCACCCGTTCGCCCGCCGTGGCCAGCTCCGCGTCGTAGAGCCGGGGTGTCTCGGCGGTCCACGGCTCCACGGGGACGCGGACCTCCTCGCCGACGGCGAGGTCGAGACCGAGTTCGGCCACGGTGATCCGGCCGGGCGCGCCGGCCTCCACCCGCAGCACGCCCTCGCCGCTGCCGCGGTCGTAACCGGCGTGCACGAAGACATCGCCCACACCGTCCAGCGGCCGGTGGAGCAGCGCGACGGAGCGGAAGATGCCGGACAGCCACCACATGTCCTGGTCTTCCAGATAGCTGCCCGCCGACCACTGGTGCACCCGTACGGCCAGCACATTGCGGCCGGGGCGCAGCGCGTCGGTGGCGTCGAACTCGGTGGGCAGCCGGCTGCCCTTGCCGTTGCCGAGCGGCACACCGTTCAGGAAGACCGCGAAGGCCGAGTCGACGCCCTCGAAGCGCAGCACACCGCGCCCCGACTCCGGCCACTCCGCGGGCAGTTGGAACTCCCGCCGGTACTCGCCGGTGGGGTTGGCGTCGGGCACGCGCGGCGGGTCGACCGGGAACGGGAAGACCACGTTGGTGTAGGCGGGGGAGCCGTAGCGCGGTGTGTCCGCCACGTCCCGCAGCTGCCAGCTCGACGGCACGGCGAGGAGGTCCCACCGCGCGTCGTCGTGGTCGGGCGCCTCGAAACCGGGGGTCAGTGTGTGCCGGGAGGCCGCGAGCCGGAAGCGCCAGTCGCCGTCCAGATCAAGGGCCATGGCGTCCGACACGGACCGGGCCCGGGGGGCGAGCCGCCCCTGCCCCGGGTCATGGCTTTCGACGTAGTCGAGGGAGGCGTGGTCGAAACGGTCGCTGGGCACGGATGGGGTATCCCTTCGGGCGGGCGTGGCCGGAGCACCGTTGAGTGCGGCCGTACAGGTGACGTTTTCCATGCAGACTAGGTGAAGTCTCGGGCCACGTCGCCCCCCTGGGCCAGGAAAGTCGCCTGATCGGGGCCGGGTCCGGCGGTGGCACCGGGCCTCAGGTAGAAACCGGTTTCTCGATCTGCGTCCGGACCGTTGACCCTGATAGCAATCGGTTTCTACATTGAGACGCACACCGGTGTCCCGGCCGCCGCCGACGGGCACCCCAGGACTCAGGGAAGGACCGGTATGACCTCCGGCCGTCATCTCCGCAACCCCGTGCTGCCCGGCTTCCATCCGGACCCGAGCATCGTCCGGGTGGGGGCGGAGTACTACATCGCCACCTCCACCTTCGAATGGTTCCCGGGCGTCCCCGTGCACCGCTCCACCGATCTGGCGCACTGGGAGCACGCCGGGCATCTCCTCGACCGCGCCGAGACGCTCGACCTGCGCGGAGTACCGGACTCGGCCGGTGTCTGGGCGCCCTCACTCTCCCACCACGACGGGCGGTTCTGGCTGATCTACAGCATCGTCAGGACCGTCGGATCCCCCTACAAGGACGTCGACAACTTCCTCATCACCGCCGACTCGATCGAGGGGCCCTGGTCGGAGCCCGTCTTCCTCAACTCCTCCGGCTTCGACCCCTCGCTTTTCCACGACGAGGACGGCCGCCACTGGCTGGTCAACCTCCAGTGGGACCACCGCCCCGGCCGGCCGTCCTTCGCGGGCATCGTGCTCCAGGAGTACGACGAGGGGAAGCGGGCGCTCGTCGGGGAGATCAGCCACCTGCTGCGCCACGACGAACTCATCGAGGGCCCCAACCTGTACCGCCGCGACGGCTGGTACTACCTGATGCTCGCCGAGGGCGGCACCGGCTGGAACCACGGCATCCTGATGGCCCGCTCCCGCTCGCTCACCGGACCGTACGCGCTCGACCCCGCCGGATCGCTGCTGACCACCCGCGACGCCCCCGACGCGCCCCTCCTCAAGGCCGGGCACGGGGAGCTGGTGGAGACCCCGGACGGCGAGTGGTACCTCGTCCATCTCGCGTCCCGGCCGGTCGCCACCCCCGAGGGGCCGCGCTGTGTCCTCGGCCGGGAGACCTGTATCCAGCGGGTTGAGTGGACCGACGACGGCTGGCTGCGGCTCGCCCACGGCGACAACCGGCCACGGGTGACGGTCCCCGTGCCGCGCTCGGCGCCCCACACGGTCCCGGTCCCCGCCGCGGACCGGGACGACTTCGACGCCCCCGTCCTGGCCGGCGGCTGGAGCACCCTGCGGGTCCCGGCCGACCCCTCCTGGCTGAGCCTGACCGAGCGGCCCGGCTCGCTGCGGCTGCGCGGGCGGCAGAGCCCGCACTCGCTCCACGGGCAGAGCCTGGTGGCCAGGCGGCTCACCTCCGTACGCTGCCGGGTCACCACCGAGCTGGACTTCCGGCCGGCCCACTTCTCCCAGCTGGCCGGGCTGATCTGCTGGTACGACACCACCACCCACTACTACCTGCGCGTCACCCACGCGGAGGGACGCGGCCGGGTGCTGGGCCTCACGATCACCGACGACGGCGTCCACACCGAGCCCGCGGACGCCGAACTGCTGGTCGAGGAGTGGCCGCGGCTGCTGCTGCGGGCGGACTTCGACGGCGCCGAACTGCGCTTCAGCGCCTCGCCCGACGGTACGGACTGGATCCGCGTCGGCCCCGTCCTGGACGCGACGAAGCTCTCGGACGACTACGGCGACCGGCTCCGCTTCACCGGGGCGTTCGCCGGGGTGTGCGCCCAGGACCTGGGCGGGACGCGCGCCGTCGCGGACTTCGACTGGTTCGAGCTGACCAACCTCTGAGCGCCCCGTCACCCGTGTGCCGTCGCTCACGCACCCGTGGTGTCGCGCCTCGTCCACGTGTGGAGAACCCTTGTAGAAACCGATCTCTCTTTCATCGGCTTGTTTCTGCCGTGCGTCACCATTGACCCTGTCGGTCCCAGGTGCTTAGCGTAGAGATCGGTTGCTATCGTATATCCGAGCCGGAGGCCACTTCCCTTGACCGAGCGTCCCCTGGCGTTGTTCGCCATGAGTGCGGAGAATCCGCCGAAGCTGCTTCCGTCCGGTGTCCTGGCCAGGCTCCGCACCTCGGTCGACATCGATCCCACCCTGGTGGCCGAGGACTTCGGGGACCCCCGGGTCCGCGCCGCCCTCGGCGAGACCGAGATCCTCATCACCGGCTGGGGATGCCCGCCGATCGACGACGCCGTGCTGGCGGCGGCGCCCAGACTGCGCGCGGTCCTGCACACCGCCGGATCGGTGAAGAGCATGATCACCCCCGGCTGCTGGGAGCGGGGCCTGATCGTCTCCTCGGCCGCCGACGCCAACGCGCTGCCCGTCGCCGAGTACACGCTCGGCATGATCCTGCTGGCCGGCAAGGACCTCCTCGGCGCCCGCGAACGCTACCGCGCCGCCCGCGCCTTCACCCTCGGCGAAGTCATCCCGGACATCGGCAACTTCGGCCGCCGGATCGGAGTGGTCGGCGCCTCCCGGATCGGCCGCCGTGTCATCGAGCTGCTGCGCCCCTTCGACTTCCGGGTCTCCCTGGCCGATCCGTACGTCGACGCCGCGGGCGCCGCCGCACTGGGAGTGACCCTGCGGGGGCTGGACGAACTGCTGCGCACCAGCGACATCGTCACCGTCCACGCGCCCGCCACCCCCGAGACGGACGGGCTCATCGGCCGCCGTGAACTGGCGCTGCTGCCGGACGGCGCGGTGCTCGTCAACACCGCCCGGGGCAGTCTCGTCGACACCCCCGCGCTCGTCGAGCAGCTGAGCACCGGCCGGATCAGCGCCGTACTCGATGTCACCGAGCCCGAGCCGCTGAACGCCGACTCCCCGCTCTTCGACCTGCCCAACGCCTTCCTCACCCCGCACATCGCCGGCTCGCACGGCAACGAGCTGCACCGGCTCGGCCTGTGCGCCGTGGAGGAGCTGGAGCGGCTGCTGCGCGGACTGCCGCTGTCCCACCGCGTCGACCGCGCCGAGCTGGAGCGTGCCGCGTGACCGAGCCCCTGACACCGATCACGAGCTGGGGCCCCGAGGCCCTCACGCTCCACCTCGCGCACGGCGCCGACCTGGTGCCCCGCCTCGCTGTCAACGCGGCGCCCGGCCGCGCGGCCCTGCCGCTCGTCGAGGTCGAGCTGGCCGGACAGGGCCGCAGCGGCACCTCCGGCAAGCGCCATGTGGACGGCGCGGTCTCGCGCCGGCTGCGGTACGACGGCCATGACGCGGACGGTGAGCGGCTGACCGTACGCACCCGTGACCCGGAGACCGGTCTGCGCGCCGCCACCCACTTCCGGCGCACCGGGACCCTGCCCACCGTCTCCACCTGGACCGAGCTGACGGCGGGGGACCGGACGGCCGACATCGAGAACGTCTCCTCCCTGGTCCTGTCCGGCGTCGCCGCGCTGCTCGGCGCCCCGGGCCGGTGGGAGCGGGACGTCCGGCTCTGGACGGCGGACAATCCGTGGAGCGGCGAGTACCGCTGGCAGGGCGTCCCGCTCGGCGCCGCCGGGCTGATCGACACCGGGATGACCCGCTTCGGCCAGACCGGCTCCAAGAACCGGGTGGCCCGCACCAGCACCGGCTCGTGGCCCTCCTCCGAGCAGCTGCCCATGGGCTGGCTGGCGGGCCCGGACGCCGTCCTCGCCTGGCAGATCGAACACAACGGGTCGTGGCACACCGAGATCGCCGACCGCTTCGACGAGATCTATCTGCTGCTGTCGGGTCCGGGCCGGCGCGAACACCAGTGGTCCGTGCGGCTCGCCCCCGGCGAGAGCTTCACCACCGTACCGGTCACCTTCACCCTCGCGCCCGGCCGGGACGCGGCGCTCGCCGCCCTCACCGGCCACCGGCGCGCCGTCCGCCGCCCCCACCCGGACACCACCGAACTCCCCGTGGTGTTCAACGACTTCATGAACTGCCTGATGGGCGACCCCACCACCGAAAAGCTGCTGCCGCTCGTCGCCGCCGCGGCCGCCGCCGGCTGCGAGTACTTCTGTGTCGACGCGGGCTGGTACGACGACGAGCGCGCCGGCGACGGACCCGGGGGAGTGCCCGGCTGGTGGGACGCGGTCGGCGCCTGGGAGCCCGCGCCCTCGCGGTTCCCCGGCGGACTCGCGGAGGTCACCGACGCCATCAAGGCCGCCGGGATGATTCCCGGACTCTGGCTGGAGCCCGAAGTCGTCGGCGTGCGCAGCCCGTTGGCCGCCTCCCTGCCCGACGAGGCGTTCTTCCGGCGGGACGGCACCCGGATCACCGAGTGGGGCCGCCACCAGCTCGACCTGCGCCATCCCGCGGCCGTCGCCCATCTCGACGACACCGTGGACCGGCTGGTCGGCGAGTTCGGCCTCGGCTATCTGAAGCTCGACTACAACATCGACATCGGCGCCGGTACGGACAGCGGGCCGCACGGCCCCGGCCACGGGCTGCTGGAGCACAACCGCGCCTATCTGCGCTGGCTCGACGGCGTCCACGACCGGCACCCCGGGCTGGTGCTGGAGGGCTGTGCGGCGGGCGGCATGCGCATCGACCACGCCACCCTCGCGCATGTCCCCGTACAGTCGCTCAGCGACCAGCAGGACGAGCTGCTGATCGCCGCGATCGCCGCCGCGGCCCCCACCGCCGTGCCGCCGGAGCAGGGCGCCGTCTGGGCCTACCCGTACGCCGGACAGAGCGACGAGGAGATCGCCTTCACGATGGTGTCGGCGCTGCTGGGACGCGTTCATCTCAGCGGCCGGATCGATCTGCTCGCACCGGACCAACTCGCCCTGGTCGCCGAGGCGCTCACCGCGTACGGCGGCTACCGCCGCGAGCTGGCCCGAGCCCTGCCGTCCTGGCCGCTCGGACTGCCCGGCTGGCGCGACGACTGGCTGGCCCTCGCGCTGGACACCGGCACCGAGACACTGCTCGCGGTCTGGCGCAGGACGGGCGCGGACGCGGTCCGCGAGATACCGGTCCCGGCGGGTACGCGCGCGGTCGTGCCGGTGTTCCCGCGCGGGGCGCCCGGTGAGGCGGTGCTCGACCGGGAGACAGGCCGGCTGCGGATCACGCTGCCGTCGGCGCCCTCGGCCCGTCTCCTGAGGCTCCCGCGGGCGGTGTCTCCACTATCGTGAGCCCCACGCACACCGCGGGGTGGAGCAGGGCGAAGGGGACAAGCACACGTGGACATGAACGCGACGGGTCCGTCCGGCAGGGAAGCTTCGACGGTCAGGGATGTCGCCAAGCGTGCCGGGGTGTCCGCGTCGACGGTCTCGCGGGTGCTGGGCGGTACCTATCCGGTGGCCGCCGCCACCCGTACCCGTGTCCTGCGCGCCATGCGCGAGCTGGACTATGTCGTCAACGCGCACGCGCGGGCCCTCGGCGGCTCCACCAACAAGAGTGTGGCGTTCGTCGTGGACGATGTCACCGGCCCGTTCTACGCGCACATCGCGCGCGGTGTGGAGGAACAGGCGTCCGCCGAGGGGCGGTTGTGCATGCTCTGTACGACCCACGGCGATCCGCAGCGGGTGCTGGCCGTCGTGGAGCTGATGCGCGAGCAGCGCGCCGACGCGGTGATCGTGGTGGGCGGCGCCTGGGAGAACAAGGAGTACCAGGCGCGCATGACACACTTCGCGCACGCGCTGGACCGCGCCGGATCGCGGCTGGTGCTGGTGGGCCGGCCGCCGCTGGGTGAGGGCGTCCCCGCCACCGTCGTCGAGTACGACAACGAGAACGGGGCGTTCGCGATGACGACCCATCTGCTCTCCCTGGGCCACCGGCGGATCGCGTTCATCGGCAAGGTGCCCGGGCTCTCCACCAGCGGCCAGCGCGTCGACGGCTTCCTCAGGGCGCACG encodes the following:
- a CDS encoding glycoside hydrolase family 43 protein, coding for MTSGRHLRNPVLPGFHPDPSIVRVGAEYYIATSTFEWFPGVPVHRSTDLAHWEHAGHLLDRAETLDLRGVPDSAGVWAPSLSHHDGRFWLIYSIVRTVGSPYKDVDNFLITADSIEGPWSEPVFLNSSGFDPSLFHDEDGRHWLVNLQWDHRPGRPSFAGIVLQEYDEGKRALVGEISHLLRHDELIEGPNLYRRDGWYYLMLAEGGTGWNHGILMARSRSLTGPYALDPAGSLLTTRDAPDAPLLKAGHGELVETPDGEWYLVHLASRPVATPEGPRCVLGRETCIQRVEWTDDGWLRLAHGDNRPRVTVPVPRSAPHTVPVPAADRDDFDAPVLAGGWSTLRVPADPSWLSLTERPGSLRLRGRQSPHSLHGQSLVARRLTSVRCRVTTELDFRPAHFSQLAGLICWYDTTTHYYLRVTHAEGRGRVLGLTITDDGVHTEPADAELLVEEWPRLLLRADFDGAELRFSASPDGTDWIRVGPVLDATKLSDDYGDRLRFTGAFAGVCAQDLGGTRAVADFDWFELTNL
- a CDS encoding hydroxyacid dehydrogenase, with the translated sequence MTERPLALFAMSAENPPKLLPSGVLARLRTSVDIDPTLVAEDFGDPRVRAALGETEILITGWGCPPIDDAVLAAAPRLRAVLHTAGSVKSMITPGCWERGLIVSSAADANALPVAEYTLGMILLAGKDLLGARERYRAARAFTLGEVIPDIGNFGRRIGVVGASRIGRRVIELLRPFDFRVSLADPYVDAAGAAALGVTLRGLDELLRTSDIVTVHAPATPETDGLIGRRELALLPDGAVLVNTARGSLVDTPALVEQLSTGRISAVLDVTEPEPLNADSPLFDLPNAFLTPHIAGSHGNELHRLGLCAVEELERLLRGLPLSHRVDRAELERAA
- a CDS encoding glycoside hydrolase family 36 protein, which codes for MTEPLTPITSWGPEALTLHLAHGADLVPRLAVNAAPGRAALPLVEVELAGQGRSGTSGKRHVDGAVSRRLRYDGHDADGERLTVRTRDPETGLRAATHFRRTGTLPTVSTWTELTAGDRTADIENVSSLVLSGVAALLGAPGRWERDVRLWTADNPWSGEYRWQGVPLGAAGLIDTGMTRFGQTGSKNRVARTSTGSWPSSEQLPMGWLAGPDAVLAWQIEHNGSWHTEIADRFDEIYLLLSGPGRREHQWSVRLAPGESFTTVPVTFTLAPGRDAALAALTGHRRAVRRPHPDTTELPVVFNDFMNCLMGDPTTEKLLPLVAAAAAAGCEYFCVDAGWYDDERAGDGPGGVPGWWDAVGAWEPAPSRFPGGLAEVTDAIKAAGMIPGLWLEPEVVGVRSPLAASLPDEAFFRRDGTRITEWGRHQLDLRHPAAVAHLDDTVDRLVGEFGLGYLKLDYNIDIGAGTDSGPHGPGHGLLEHNRAYLRWLDGVHDRHPGLVLEGCAAGGMRIDHATLAHVPVQSLSDQQDELLIAAIAAAAPTAVPPEQGAVWAYPYAGQSDEEIAFTMVSALLGRVHLSGRIDLLAPDQLALVAEALTAYGGYRRELARALPSWPLGLPGWRDDWLALALDTGTETLLAVWRRTGADAVREIPVPAGTRAVVPVFPRGAPGEAVLDRETGRLRITLPSAPSARLLRLPRAVSPLS
- a CDS encoding LacI family DNA-binding transcriptional regulator, whose translation is MNATGPSGREASTVRDVAKRAGVSASTVSRVLGGTYPVAAATRTRVLRAMRELDYVVNAHARALGGSTNKSVAFVVDDVTGPFYAHIARGVEEQASAEGRLCMLCTTHGDPQRVLAVVELMREQRADAVIVVGGAWENKEYQARMTHFAHALDRAGSRLVLVGRPPLGEGVPATVVEYDNENGAFAMTTHLLSLGHRRIAFIGKVPGLSTSGQRVDGFLRAHETLGLEADPGLIVEGEFTRSCGYRATARLLADKAEFDAVFAATDMVAAGVLHALREGGVRVPEDVSVVGYDDIPVAIDLHPALTTVSIPHEELGRTAVRLALHREELPDAQHQVLGTHIVVRGSTRRPGR